GTGCAAACAGGCACACATAACAAGCAGGAGACTCCCATGCGCATACTGATTGCCGAAGACGACCAGGTGCTGGCAGACGGCCTGCTGCGCACACTGCGCAGCTCGGGCGCCGTCGTCAGCCATGTGGCCAACGGCAGCGAGGCCGATACCGCCTTGCTGACCAGCAGCGAATTCGATTTGCTGATTCTCGATCTGGGCCTGCCCAAGGTGCACGGCCTGGAAGTGCTCAAGCGCCTGCGCGGGCGCGGCGACGCGCTGCCGGTGCTGATTCTCACGGCAGCCGATTCCATCGAGGAGCGGGTGCAAGGCCTGGACTACGGTGCCGACGACTACATGGCCAAGCCGTTTGCGCTGTCCGAGCTGGAAGCGCGCGTACGCGCCCTCACGCGTCGCGG
This DNA window, taken from Comamonas testosteroni TK102, encodes the following:
- a CDS encoding response regulator transcription factor, whose translation is MRILIAEDDQVLADGLLRTLRSSGAVVSHVANGSEADTALLTSSEFDLLILDLGLPKVHGLEVLKRLRGRGDALPVLILTAADSIEERVQGLDYGADDYMAKPFALSELEARVRALTRRGMGGASSTIKHGPLVYDQTGRVATIDGKMVELSARELGLLEVLLQRAGRLVSKDQLVERLCEWGEEVSNNAIEVYIHRLRKKIEKGPIRIATVRGLGYCLEKITPP